The nucleotide window ATTTATCCCAGGTTTTTGTTTCGGTTTCCATCTTTTATAGGGAGATTCACTCTGTCTATGTCTATTTGCATAGGGCCCACTTTAATTACTGAAATAGAAAGATTTACTCCATCTCCATTGTGTCTACAGAACAGGAAGGAAAATCTCCCCTATgggaaccaagaaaaaaaagacaatgcctctctatccaaaatgaggaaggttttggctttagatgtaGCCCTACTATGACTTAAAAACGGAGTACAGAGATCTTGAGGGCTAAGAGCTCTCTCAGATACATGATTCTTCTGCTGGTAAATCTACCAAAAGAAgtggatctttaaaaaaaaaaaaaagtacactgtCTGACAGCAATCCAGCCTATAGTGAGTTGTTGTCAGCTACAAGATTGTCTTTGTGACTGTATTCATGTTTCCCAATAATTATTAGAAAGTATTTAGAAAAACAGCGCCTTGTCAAAAAGAATTTAAAGTTTTGGGTGACTAGCTTCTTTGATCAGTCCAGGTTATAGCCCGTAATGTAATTACCTGATCTGATGAAGTAGATGCAGCCATGTGACTGTATAATTTGACTTATGTATATGAAAACACTATTACAAGGAAGGTCAAGATTTATCAGCAGTGTCATAAATGAGCTGTTTTGTTATAgctatttattaaatgcaagaaaaaataaacgTAAATCCAAAGGTTGGAAagcacatattacatttttggtcttGGGTTTTGATACACAATACCTGCCTGACgctgattcaaaaaaaaaaaaaaatatgagtacAAAAAGAGTACAAattgtttttaactatttaagaataaaattgatttttttttttttttagtgttgatGCCTTTTTGAAGTATAGTATAATTTTACTAACATCTCAAAGAAGAAACTGGAAAAGGATGGTCTGCCAAAAAGGGattgtgtatatgtttattaGAGAAATATTCTGTGCCTAAAAAATCTGATTATATGGAATTATGATATATTatcatatcaatataaaaaagagGGAGAATTGTTATGAGTAATAATATCATTGCATAAATGTGTCAGGTGTTACATTCTTTGAAGCTATGGTAATTCCTGGTAGCCTCTCCTATGTATTTGGTAAAGCTGAAGTTGTCACTTTTGTTATACCAATAGCATTACTATTTTACTAAGAATATAAATAAACCTTGTTTACCATAATAGTTACATAAAAGTAATGGCACCTCTGCTAGCATCACGCAGGGCGATAATGTTAGAATGGATATATATAGAACCACCTAAAATGCACCTGGTTCAATCAGCCACGCTCTGCTATATAACAGGGATAGGCTAGAAGCAGACGACTCAACAGACAACAATaactctttattacatttttcaatgccTGATGACTAAATTGTtatctataatttatttattaaacaatgaaaGGTGACTGTACCCACAATACTGCAAAATGCATCTACACaagttccttttttaatattgtagataTTATTATAGATTATCTATATAAAACAAATCTCTTGTATGTATTACATTTGGTCTctttgcaaaacataaaaaggcaGTAATAGTAAAATAGAAGCAAATATAATCAATATTACGCTCatttctctttcttgtttttgaGGTAGTCTTTTTTCACATTGTTGTAAACATTTCCAAGTGTGTCCTTAGTCAGCAATGGATTGAAAATGCTATCTGGAATGAGGTCCAGACCATAACTCTGTAACAAAAGAAAGACAACACTGAGTGCCAAATTGTTTAGTAGCACAGCTCCAGCATGGCCATTTACTATCTTATGCTAAGTACACACTATGTGCTTTTATCTTCATGGtattttgattgatatttatGATTGAATAAAAATACTTGAGATACTGCAAATTATTCTATGTACCATCCACTGGCTGAATCATTATTTGGAATATGTTTCCCTTATAATTAGGTAAAATACTAATTGAGACACAAAATaaggttttaaattaaaatatcatgGGTAACCagtcaacaaaaacaaacaaaaaagaaaaggagtatTTTTGATTGACATCCTGtccaaaaaaatcaaactgaaattattgcatagtgtatggccagctttttAGAATAGACAATATATACACCCTTATGTAAAACATGCAACACAACTTATAATTGCATCGATATATTAGGTAAAAACCCTACAAGAAGATTAAAAGGTTGGGGAGATCACAAGTTGCATGATCTCATTTCCATGTGTTTCCCTATGACAACGGATTATCTTTGGCAGCTGTGCATCATGTGACATTTTATCAATTGCCAAAAGATCATGTGATTACCAGTTCCTAAAATTCCACTGATTAAAAAAGTTCACCCTtctaaatttataaaaatcaacaactacaattataaaacatacaaatgacCATGGTTAGGGCTTTGCATTAGGACAGAGTGTTAATAGCAATATTAGATTCAATATTCAAACATTAGGGTTagtttgtaaaacatttaaagtcaGGAAAggcaataaagaagaaatatcAATGGTACTCTcatttggctttctttttttgggCGTAGTCTTCCCTCACATCTTCAAAATGTTTTCCAACTGATTCCATCAACAGCATTGCATGAAAAATGCTGTCTGGAAAGAGGTCAAGAGCATAACTCTAACAATAGAAAGAGGAGGTGGAGTTCCCAGTTATACTACTATATAGTATAAATAGTACTGCAGCTCCAGCATAGCTTtcctatacaatataaaatagatataccATATATATGTGTTACTGAGAAACGTGGCACAGCTTTGATGACTAGattagtggtcaccaacctttcggacctcacagaccactaactCCATGGTATTCAGattgcgcatgtgcggggaggggaagaaacttccaccagagtgacgtcatgataccagaactcgccaactctcccattgcaggctcagacctgcttgctaaacatcctagaTGGACTAGATATTGCAGTTGTGGCTATTCATTTGATAAATAATTACAAGATGATAAAATGCTTATGCAAGTTAACAGAAGCATGATTTTTTTACAGGGCTCAATACTTATACTACTTCTCACAAGCTGTATGTTCTCATTTCAAAGTATATAATATCTGATTATTTGTGGCAGCTGTGAAGTGGGTTTTTGCTGTATAAAAATCaccaaatgtaattttaaaatatactaatCAGAATCAATTGTAATTAATGCTGTGAAATGAAAAAGCAGGATAACATCTGATTATTCTCTGATACACCTATGTGCTGTGGTGATGCAAAGACACCCTTATGCTCTTTACCTCCCACACAGTACATCACAGTAATAGGAAGCTATTTATTCTGAATGACACTCCCATGCACCTTCTTAGTGTCCCTCTGTTGGATTACACAATGCACTAAGATTTTTACTAAGAATTTTTTGTTCTCGGTTTTAGATATGGTCATTGCCAACTGAGGCCGCTGTGCATATGCAGTGTGTGCGAGATAATTCTTTCAAAATaagataaagtttattatttttactgaccaatactgtatattctttatttaccATTCAtgaataaacattacaaataataaatattattagagtattttttcttatgaaaaatGAGGTGCCCACTGAACCAATCAATTGTTTTCATTTGCTAACTAACTAGAAAAATCACAGCTGGAATCCTGGCTGTTTCAGACCCCACCCTGCATTGCTCCTATTTGTATAACCCAACCATAAGGACTACAGTTGTGATTACCTGGAGGGAGTGTGAGAGACATCCGCTGGTCCTGTTAGTGTATCCAACAGTGTTGAGTGCCTCACGAGCAAACTCTTCAGGTGATTTCACAAATatgtttgtgttcattttataagTCATGTCCGTTGAGACCAACAATGGCATTACACTCTGTGACAGGAATGTAACAGTTAGGGAAAAACAAAGCAAGTCTGCTTCAAGAAGAAATGCACTTAGCAGACATTATGCAAAAGCTTAAAACCCATTCATAAAAGTAATGTACTCTGTGAAAATGGATAATGGATACATTTGATTACATAAGGCAAGGACAAGGGTGGATGGTCATACTGAAATGCTCTGCATAGCATTCAGCAAAACCTACTAGCATAGTTGTACACAGCATGACTGCTGCTTGTAGGGTTCAGTGAACCAAATCATTCACAGCAGGGGGTTAGGCTGGCTGGCTACACTGAGCACATGCTGATACAGACAGGCTCTGACCACCTCCTAAGAAGAGACTCTGCACACTTACCCTAAAAGCGTATTACAGTTCATGCCTGGAAATTCTGGATCAAATATCACAGAACACTAAATAAACTGGTTTCTATTCTGTCTGggcattaaaacttttattaactCTACTTACTGAACTGTTTTCTTCACATGCCTTACCAGGGTGttataaaaagattgcataaaaatgtaagagattaattgtgttttaaaacacttattttcattcatttctacagttcagaaatattatttgttatattcagTAATTTGCTAACTTATTTGGAAAACTAACAGCTGAAATGAATAACACCTAAATATGAACTAATATAGACACTTTAagcagtaaaacagaaaaaataagttTAGCATAATTCTCAAATGAAGAGAGCTTTTTACCTGCACTGTTATACCCTTAGACTTGTATTCCACATGTAGACCCCGAGAAAAGAAATCCACAAAGACCTAAAGAACAAAGGATTCACCATTTGCATTATTTATCAAAAGCAAAATCAAAATACTACACCTAACATGATATTATTCAGATAGAGTTTtgatacatataacatatatattgaatatacttAAATGACATACCAATGACTACCTAATAAAAGAACCAGTCTATTATCTGTTAACCAAACCAAGATCATCCCTACAAGAAGACAAGACGCTCTAACAATCATCTAACATTACTTGGTATGGGACAATTGTTCTCATGGGATAGAAGGAGAAAACATGGCCACATGCAGCATAGGCTGAATATCCTTAGTAAGGGCTGCATAAAGGTGTATTGaataagaaatacataaaaagacaaGACAGGCTGCAGAAATGGACCCTTTCTCTGGAAGCGGTGATCTGTCTACAGAAGTGTAAAATGCCCCTTGCAGAGTCAAAATTAGAGCACTCAGTTCAGCAAATCTTCCTCCAGCAGGGTTCTAGCATAGGGGCATGATAGACTTCTGAAGACTCCTGCTTCCACAAATCTTTGCAATATATGCTGCCAGGGACAGGTTTTTCTACTTTTACTGATTTCTAAATAAGACCAATTGTAACGTTTTTCAGACCTCTTAATGCACCAGAAATATGTTTAGTTGACTTAAAAGGAAAGTTcagtattgttttaaatttatatttgtttaaaatgtgacTGAAAAGACTTACTTTTGAGGCACTATAGACAAGTGACATCGGATATGGACGATTTCCAACTTCAGAAGAAAGATTTATAATGAGGCCTTTCTTTCTGAAAGACAATATCATAgattatgaatgcagccatcagAATTGTTACCCAGATTTACAACTCCATAATTACCTCTGCAACATTTGAGGCAGAATTGTCCGAGTCATCTGAAAAACatagataaatatacatttttgatttcaaagaaattttgattttttttattaatatctacTAAAACATGAAAAGTACATAGGATGAGTGTCAGTAAAGAATATTAGGTGGTTAGGTTAGGTTGTAGGTGTACCAGTCACTATACTGATCTTTTTCAGCATTGTGCTTCTCTGCAAAATCAAACTTCCAGTCACAACAAATGTAATTAGGGTTGGAGCTCCAATCATTAGCTCATGCTAATTAGGAATAATGCTACTAATCACACAGAGCAGATTCggagttttcatttttgtaaggTGTCCTGATCCTCAATCTTTGATATTGTAAATGTCTGTCTTTTACTGCAAATGATATTGCTTTATACTCACCCATAGGACGGACAGGATATTACAGTTGATTGTTTTGTCCAACATCTAATAAAACACAGGATTAAAGTTTATTACCATGCCTTTATCATAATTTACACATAAATCAATCTGTTCCTTCAGATATGTACGTAATAACAGACATGTCACCCAGGAACAGCCCTTTTCTACTTGGTACACatataagaataatattttatgtaatgcatCTATAATAGGAAAGAACATACCTGATCTATATTGGGGGCATCCAGATATCTGGTTGGGTCTTCTGATATTTTCATACCTAcattattaactaaaaaaatacaaagattttaaTAAGAAACTTACCAAACAATAAACAATGCAGACAGGAGCTAATGCACAGGGTGTATATATACCTGCAATTGTTCCACGGAGACAGTACTACAGCATATACAACAAGGTTGAAAATAAAGTGCTGGAATTTTACCATCCCACATTCCTATGGctaaaggacattttttaaaactaatatagttttgctttacaaaaaacCCTAGTATCTCCTATTTGTGGCATTAGGAAGTATCTGACACTTCCTATGCATATCaagccaaaaatgtgtaaattaccCAGAATTCCAATCTCCAGCCCATTCAATTCTTCTTTAATCCTCTGGTAGATTTCTGATCCATTTGTAAAGTCCACTTGGATTACTTTAGTCTTGCGTCCAAattcttgttcttttttacatatagaaaaaaagcaaattatcatttaataaatttgcatAATCAATAGAAACATATCTCCAAAGGAGGTTTTACAGGCAACAtacctaaaatatgttaaatgcacatataatcttatgATAAGATTTTTTGTTGAAAAGCATGTTCAGGCAGGGTTTCCTTAAGGTTAGTCTGTTAGCAATGTGAAAAGCAAGATTATCTCTCATTTCACTTTATGTCTTTGGAACAAAATGTGAGGGGAAAAAccctaagtaaaaataaaaacaagtttaggCTTTAGATAAAGCATTCTCTATTCTCTTTAACAAATAAGAAATGCCCTACATCTTATCTTCTACATCAGAAATGTGAATATAAGTTGACCTTAGtctactatattaaaaatacatatgactatggtgggaacattagattgtgagcttctttgagggacagctagtgacataactatggactttgtacagcgctgcctaatatgatggtgctatataaatactgtgttataataataatataacagcTTACTTGTAATCATCAACAACTTAACACTGGGCAAGGCCTATCTAGCATCTGAAGTGATCATCTGACAAATTATCCCTCAGCATCATTTCAGTTTTATCAGTAAAGTACACACTTTTTAATATTACCAAGCCATGATGAAAGGGGACTCATGGACCCCTGAAACCTGCTGACTTTGTGAGACATAAAAATCTGAATAAGACTTAACCTGGACGTTAAACTTTTTGCTTTCCGTGTTTTTCTTCTTGCACAACCAAACCTTACCCAAGCTCAAAGCCATCCTTCATCCAGAACACCTGGAAGAGCTGGTTCATTTGGAATGTGTGCATCAGTCATCTGTTGAATTATTGTTCGTACCTTGTCCCAAAAATTACGTAATAAGGGGAATTCCCAAATGCCCCTTAATAATTGCCATTAAGCATCTCCCAACACTTACTTATCCGGAAAAAACTGATGAAGCTTAGCTGGCGTAAGATACCATCTGGATAATAATGTATAGCAGAATTCCTGATATCTGCTACTAATAGAGGCTTTATGAATCCAGTATAGAATCTTCTCTTTCTGGGCCAATGTGAATTTAACCTCCCATGTTGTTAAGAATGAGGGAGAAGAGCTCAATAAGGTATCCTGAAGAGAATTGTATATCAGGGAGAGAATGTTTCTCACCCCACCCACCCCCCTCACATAACTTCTCAAAAGGTGTGTGTGTTCTCTGAAAATTATCACCTGTCTGCAAGGAACGTAAGAAATGGGAGTCCAAACCTAAAGACTGAAAACTAGGATGCTCCCTACTTATCTATTTACCTGGCTGGAGGAAATGCTGAGCCCAGCAAATATTAGTCGAGATTAATCAGAGGAAAACAGAATCCTCTGTCCCAGGAGGGAAGGCAGGGTTACCCAAAATCGGGAATAGTGGTAAGGGGGAAAGACCCCATTTGCTTAGGTATCTGATGCATATTTCCAAGGTAGTACCTATTGTGGGGTGCTGTTTCACTACTAGATTCGATAGGTGTGGGGCTGAAAGTCTGTTCCAATTCCACCCATTGTTTGAATTGCCAGTGTCTGCACTAGTCTACAACTCTGGATAAATGTGCCAAGACGTAATATTTGAAAAGATTAGGTACCCCAACACCACCTGCCAATCTAGGACGCATAAATGATACCCTGCTTAGTCTTGGTGACTTATTTtgccaaataaatttaaaaatgctggAGGACAGGGATCTGAAAAAAGAGCTGTGGATACAAATTGGGAGTGTTTGAAATAGATAGAGGAAGCACAGGAGCACGTTCATTTTTACTATACTAATTCTACCTAGCCAGGAGTGAAATTTCTAATGATATGGGGTATGCTTTATGTGTATGCTTTTTATATTGACAAGAGTTCTATACAACTgaattagatgtttttttttttacttggttgtGTGTCACACTACACGGCCTCAGTGTGCagtgcagtgtttcccaaaatatgctctaggttGCAAAGataagtgaagggagagagctgCTTATACACATGAGGTAAGGGAGGTACAATTACTGCTAAAGGGCTGGTGAAACAATGCACATGAATATGGAACAGATGTGCACAAGCTAGTGGTTTGTAGCAGGCTCTGAAGGTATAATTTTTGGATGTCTGCACATTATAGAATCTCACTCCTAATCCCCAGAGGAGACAGACTTTTACCTATTTCTTCAGCCACCTTCTTAAGCTTCTCCAAGGTGCGGCTTATGAGCACAACGTCCAGACCTCTCCTGGCAAGCTAGAAAATCATTCAAAAATGTTACAACGTGcctaaatgatattttataaaacacatcaaaacagttaactttttattatatttgaaatgcaaaatatacgtttatattttaatttattttgcatcaCTCCCCACCATGTCTGACATTTCCATGCAACAGCTTCAGGGAAGCTAGGATAATAgttcttggagttcagctttaaaccagaTTAGGTATACCTGCATGAATCAAATGTTAAGTTTAAATGTATGTGGAACTTTAAGAATCTAACATTAGAATTTCTCTAAATATCCTTAGCTGTTACACTAAATTGCTCTTTAGTATTATTTCTGTATGTACTGTACTGTGTTGCTGACCCATCCTGCCACATTCTCCATCTTATTTTCCCAATTATCTTGCTGTCTTGATGACGACTACTAACCTTATTTTAAGGCTAAAAGTGAAAATGAGACCTCTTTAAATAATCCTAAATAGTAAATTATCTATAACCACCCGTGTATTGCTATCTGAAGCCTTACCTCTCGAGCATATGCCTTCCCTATGCCATCTGTAGCACCTGTGACCActgcaaaagaagaaaagaaagtgagGCCTATGTTGTAAGCAACCCCGAAATGGGAGCATACTACTGCggtaattatatgttttttatacacaatatTCCAATGTAcctatttaatttacatgttATTCATTTAGTTATGCTTAAACCTTGTAGGCAGTGTAGGCAGATATGTAGTCATTCTTAAAAGAACTCTATGGAAAATACTGCAAATACTGcaaaaatactggaaaataaatgcatttttgcattcAACGTTACTTATTGGTTATAATACAGGTCAGGCAATAAGCAAGTTCTCTTATCTCTATCACCCATACAAGGTTACCATAGGCATATAATAGTTGCAATTAATTCTCGGATAATATGATTCTGCACTGATACTGCAGAAGAAATAAGTTATATAGTTAATGTGTCACTTTATAGATAAacctaaattatataaatttagttTGTGCCTTTTATAAACTGAAATAGAATCAAATAATTATATACTGCACTGTACTCtataaatgcataaacaaataaattatagaaCATTGTATTGCAGGATTATAAAGCTCCTGACATTTCCCAATTAAACTGTATAAGTACACAGTTAAATCATGCTGCTTATCATATTATAACAGTTTATAATATGCAGgtaaagagaatatatatatatttctaaatttatCACTTGAAGATATACTAGTTTTATGATGGTTAGGTAACCATGGTGCCGCATATACTGATCAACACAAGAGACAGGTGGCCACAATGCAAAGCAATAATTATATATCAAACTAATAAATCCCGGGTATTTATCTTGATGCCTTATTTTAGGtgattttatatacagtttattagtaTGAGAAGCAGACGAAAAATTGTTTGCTTCCCTGCTGTGCATCAACCctatgcaaagttttttttttagaacagaccTTAATGAACTGTTTTGTAATGCAGCTTTGTTTCCTAGAATAGGGATGGTGTCAGAAATTCTGCAAAGCCTCTAACAGTTCCGGAGAACTGGGTGCTTCCAAGTATGTGGATCCAAGTTCCTCTTTCTAGCACctccctcattttcacctcttttgaagtcttttgactttaatgttgcggtggatgagcccaaccatccttcctcagccaaactgctctccattacctcctcattttgCACAGAACGCACATAGCCAGGCACACTTTGGAcctagtattttcaaaactctgcaacctcaccctccttgacaactcattttttcccctttctgatcacaaccttatcaccttcaacctactGAACTTTTGCCCctctttgccacatcccagacctggtcaatgccagagagatatccgtaaccttgaccacaacctattctcaaactgccttgtgtccctaacgccctccctctccaaaatcacctccccagaccgaagctgccacccagttaaaccactcttttttcctctggataaagttgcccctgccaccttccattACCCCCGCCCTGGCAACCACTGGCACAACATTCAcactaaacagctacaaaagactgttcgtgcagctgagcgcaagtggaggaaatctggcctcagcgctgacttcatggactacaaagccaagctacaaagctttaacacagagctcactgtcaccaagcaaaattatttctcagctgtcatttcctcccaagcttccaacccacgcaacctcttctcaacagttgactccctcctaaaccccacacctgcttctGCCACAACagccttctctgcccaagacattgccagatactttagagataaaatagacaaaatcagacatgatgtctctgctcaccgcgCCACTCCacccatacccaccccttccacctgtaaatcatcactggcctccctcagccctgttactgtgcaCAAAGTCTCCtctctcatcatcttcatctagtacctgtctgcttgacctaattccctctgatctactctgtgcccattcctccaccctaactaaactattcaacctctccctttcaaCTGGTACATACCCCTCCGTTTTAAAACacgccataattctccctatcttgaagaaaccctcactataCCCCTCCCTACCCCCTatctaccgtcctatctcccttctcccatatgtctccaaactccttgaacgccttgtctacaaagaCTCACTGATTGGATGTCCggccgattcctgaaactcaacctggataaaacagaactcatcattatCCCCCCtacaaattccaaatctccccctgacatatatctaactgttaacaacactgttattcggccctcccctcaggcacgttgtcttggtgtcacctttgattctgccctctcatttaccccccatattcagaacatttccaggtcctgtcaatttcatctatgcaacatctccaaaatccacccctacctgaccaccaaactccttgtacacggtcttatcatctctcgtctggactactgtaacatccttctcgctggtattccactaacccgactctctcctctacaatctattatgaatgctgcagccagactcatccatccttccctccgctcctcttccgctgcatctctttgcagatctctacactgtcttccatttcaccttagaatcaaattcaagctcaaaatttttt belongs to Pyxicephalus adspersus chromosome 2, UCB_Pads_2.0, whole genome shotgun sequence and includes:
- the LOC140324271 gene encoding very-long-chain 3-oxoacyl-CoA reductase-like, with product MRLIFRSVLNGEKYVVTGATDGIGKAYARELARRGLDVVLISRTLEKLKKVAEEIEQEFGRKTKVIQVDFTNGSEIYQRIKEELNGLEIGILVNNVGMKISEDPTRYLDAPNIDQMLDKTINCNILSVLWMTRTILPQMLQRKKGLIINLSSEVGNRPYPMSLVYSASKVFVDFFSRGLHVEYKSKGITVQSVMPLLVSTDMTYKMNTNIFVKSPEEFAREALNTVGYTNRTSGCLSHSLQSYGLDLIPDSIFNPLLTKDTLGNVYNNVKKDYLKNKKEK